Proteins encoded by one window of Candidatus Stoquefichus sp. SB1:
- a CDS encoding Cof-type HAD-IIB family hydrolase yields MKYRLIACDLDETLLNSDHHVCQRNVELIQKAKQQGVKFVPATGRLYHSVQSTLKELGLYDLENEYVLSANGAVLTENKNNRILQFKGLTFDKTKEIFEFGKNKDVCIAIYTLQNIYVYHLNENEKQRMMNQGIDYQLIDDQSFEDIQNDDIVKVLFETLDMAYLQSLEPMMKDIIEGEVALSYSSGRYMELNLLGVDKGQGLRDLAQLLDIPLVQTIAVGDNYNDQDMLEAAGLSVAAGNAVDEIKKICDYTTQADCNSGVVAELIEKFILSKE; encoded by the coding sequence ATGAAGTATCGTTTAATTGCATGTGATTTAGATGAAACACTGTTAAATAGTGATCATCATGTTTGTCAAAGAAATGTTGAATTGATTCAAAAAGCTAAACAGCAAGGAGTAAAGTTTGTACCTGCAACAGGTAGATTATATCATTCTGTACAATCTACTTTAAAAGAGTTAGGTTTATATGACTTAGAAAATGAATATGTTTTATCAGCTAATGGTGCTGTTTTAACTGAAAATAAAAATAATCGTATTTTACAGTTTAAAGGTTTAACTTTTGATAAAACAAAAGAGATTTTTGAATTTGGTAAAAATAAAGATGTATGTATTGCTATTTATACATTACAGAATATTTATGTTTATCATTTAAATGAAAATGAAAAACAAAGAATGATGAATCAGGGAATTGATTATCAACTCATTGATGATCAGTCATTTGAAGATATTCAAAATGATGATATTGTAAAAGTTCTTTTTGAAACATTGGATATGGCTTATTTACAATCATTAGAACCAATGATGAAAGATATTATTGAAGGTGAAGTTGCTTTGAGTTATTCATCAGGAAGATATATGGAATTAAATCTATTAGGTGTTGATAAAGGACAGGGGTTAAGAGATTTGGCTCAATTATTAGATATTCCCCTTGTTCAAACGATAGCTGTAGGGGATAATTATAATGATCAGGATATGTTAGAAGCAGCAGGATTATCTGTAGCTGCTGGTAATGCTGTAGATGAAATAAAGAAAATTTGTGATTATACAACACAAGCTGATTGTAATAGTGGAGTTGTGGCTGAATTGATTGAAAAATTTATTTTATCTAAGGAATGA
- a CDS encoding pyrimidine-nucleoside phosphorylase: MRMVDLIQKTRDGIELTDEEIHFIIDGYVKEDIPDYQMSAWMMAICFQGLSKKETATLTKEMMHSGDVIDLSAIQGIKVDKHSTGGVGDKTSLVLGPIVAACGVPVAKMSGRGLGHTGGTLDKLESIPGLHIMIDEDDFVKQVNDCHLAIIGQSAHLDPADKKMYALRDVTATVSCIPLIASSIMSKKLAAGSDAILLDVKYGDGAFMKTIEDAKILARTMIEIGDSLGKDTRATISNMSQPLGNAIGNSLEVREAIDTLNGHGPHDLLELCLQAGSHMLIQAKKTDSLITARKMLEDTIHSKSALRALCAMVKAQGGDDEYIRHPEMFEKAKEVIAVRSIKEGYVKELEAMALGLVSMKLGGGRQTTEDEIDHSVGLILNKKIGDYVKKDEVLVYVHTNTGLSSALKDEILNAYHLTDEFVAKPELIDEILS, from the coding sequence ATGCGAATGGTTGATTTGATTCAAAAAACAAGAGATGGCATAGAATTAACTGATGAAGAAATTCATTTTATCATTGATGGCTATGTGAAAGAAGACATTCCCGATTATCAAATGAGTGCATGGATGATGGCTATCTGTTTTCAGGGATTAAGTAAGAAAGAAACAGCAACTCTTACAAAAGAAATGATGCATAGTGGTGATGTCATTGATTTGAGTGCCATTCAAGGTATTAAAGTAGATAAACATAGTACTGGTGGTGTTGGCGATAAAACATCATTAGTGTTAGGACCAATTGTCGCAGCTTGTGGTGTTCCAGTTGCCAAAATGAGTGGGCGAGGATTAGGGCATACGGGAGGAACTTTAGATAAATTAGAGTCCATTCCTGGGCTGCATATCATGATAGATGAAGATGATTTTGTCAAACAAGTGAATGACTGTCATTTGGCGATTATTGGGCAAAGTGCTCATTTAGATCCAGCAGATAAAAAAATGTATGCATTACGTGATGTTACAGCAACGGTTTCTTGTATTCCTTTAATAGCATCTTCCATTATGTCTAAGAAGCTAGCAGCTGGCAGTGATGCAATATTATTAGATGTCAAATATGGTGATGGGGCCTTTATGAAAACGATTGAAGATGCAAAAATTTTAGCCCGTACCATGATTGAAATTGGCGATTCATTAGGTAAAGATACACGTGCAACGATATCTAATATGTCTCAACCTTTAGGAAATGCGATTGGTAATAGTTTAGAGGTAAGAGAAGCCATTGATACCTTAAATGGGCATGGGCCACATGATTTACTAGAACTCTGTTTACAAGCTGGTAGTCATATGCTGATTCAAGCGAAAAAAACTGATTCTTTAATCACGGCTAGAAAAATGTTAGAAGATACAATTCATAGTAAATCAGCTTTACGAGCATTATGTGCCATGGTGAAAGCTCAAGGTGGTGATGATGAATATATTCGTCATCCTGAAATGTTCGAAAAAGCCAAAGAAGTGATTGCTGTTCGTAGTATTAAAGAAGGCTATGTCAAAGAATTAGAAGCTATGGCTTTAGGACTTGTCAGCATGAAACTAGGTGGAGGACGCCAAACAACAGAAGATGAAATTGATCATAGTGTAGGTCTCATTCTTAATAAGAAAATTGGTGATTATGTTAAAAAAGATGAAGTATTGGTTTATGTTCATACCAACACAGGATTATCTTCTGCTTTAAAAGATGAGATATTAAATGCTTATCATTTGACTGATGAATTTGTCGCAAAACCAGAATTAATTGATGAAATCTTATCATAG
- a CDS encoding cupin domain-containing protein, with translation MKKQCEIQRLNDAIEVDKGDGTHVYYHIFPEYEIHLNEIMPHTLQQWHYHSQIEEVILVNEGQLTCYEDNQGVKKHILFKGDVICVHQSIHTFANETDQVVQMTVLRCVPQGKDQRQIMKNDKTPVTNNNQDKKGIKE, from the coding sequence ATGAAAAAACAATGTGAAATACAGAGATTAAATGATGCTATTGAAGTTGATAAAGGAGATGGAACACATGTCTACTATCATATTTTTCCTGAGTATGAAATCCACCTTAATGAGATAATGCCTCATACGCTTCAGCAATGGCATTATCATTCTCAAATAGAAGAAGTGATTTTAGTTAATGAGGGACAATTAACATGTTATGAAGATAATCAGGGAGTCAAGAAACATATACTTTTCAAAGGAGATGTCATTTGTGTTCATCAATCTATCCATACTTTTGCAAATGAAACAGATCAGGTTGTTCAAATGACAGTTTTGAGATGTGTACCACAAGGCAAAGATCAAAGACAAATTATGAAAAATGATAAGACGCCTGTTACCAATAATAATCAAGATAAGAAAGGAATTAAAGAATGA
- a CDS encoding MurR/RpiR family transcriptional regulator, giving the protein MIRIEMMEWEEMSMDIVLSRILKYLNGCLDNDHMYKVGLFVVHHYVEMEDYSLDKMLQVGHFTKAEVLDFCQHLGFSTYEEFQDELIADYMLRVSQIRARMLGISSEQLLEQLDSSYSKEELVKELEQICELIFKNKRVILIGALYPMSIAVEFQTDFITFGKEVIQYHHFIDDFQFQKDDVVIFVSATGRTLHDYLKESANQNISDAQIVLMTQNIKYKKKNDLGANYVIQVPGRFDGIQFNYQIMMMFDILRIRYYQKYYI; this is encoded by the coding sequence ATGATAAGAATAGAAATGATGGAATGGGAGGAAATGAGTATGGATATTGTTTTATCAAGAATCTTAAAGTATTTAAATGGCTGTTTAGATAATGATCATATGTATAAGGTTGGATTATTTGTTGTTCATCATTATGTTGAAATGGAAGATTACTCATTAGATAAAATGTTACAGGTGGGTCATTTTACAAAAGCAGAAGTTTTAGATTTTTGTCAGCACTTAGGTTTTTCAACATATGAAGAATTTCAAGATGAATTGATAGCTGATTATATGTTACGTGTTTCTCAAATTCGTGCTCGTATGCTTGGGATTTCATCAGAACAACTCTTAGAACAGTTGGATTCGTCTTATTCAAAAGAAGAATTAGTGAAAGAACTGGAACAGATTTGTGAGTTGATTTTTAAGAATAAACGTGTCATTCTTATTGGTGCATTATATCCAATGAGTATAGCTGTTGAATTTCAGACAGATTTTATTACTTTTGGAAAAGAAGTTATTCAATATCATCATTTTATTGATGATTTCCAATTTCAAAAAGATGATGTTGTCATTTTTGTCAGTGCGACAGGAAGAACCTTACATGATTATTTAAAAGAAAGTGCTAATCAAAATATATCTGATGCACAAATTGTTTTAATGACACAAAATATTAAATATAAGAAAAAGAATGATTTAGGTGCAAATTATGTTATTCAGGTTCCTGGACGTTTTGATGGTATTCAATTTAATTATCAGATTATGATGATGTTTGATATTTTAAGAATTCGTTATTATCAGAAATATTATATTTAA
- a CDS encoding TIGR00266 family protein has protein sequence MEYEIIGTPLPAVVCYLKKGEVMLSDSGAMAWMDPCMEMGTTSNGGIGKAFGRMFSGETMFLNTYSAKADGKIAFASSFPGEIRKYDIAPGKEIVIQKSSFLASEPTVERSIFFNKKAMTGIFGGEGFIMNKLSGQGTVFVEIDGSTVEYDLAPGQQIVVDTGYVAVMDATCTMTTQSVPGLKNKMFGGEGFFNTVVTGPGRVVLQTMPISAIAGSLAQFFPSGK, from the coding sequence ATGGAATATGAAATTATAGGAACACCACTTCCAGCTGTCGTGTGTTATTTAAAAAAAGGAGAGGTCATGTTAAGTGATAGTGGGGCAATGGCCTGGATGGATCCTTGTATGGAAATGGGAACAACAAGTAATGGAGGTATTGGAAAAGCATTTGGCAGAATGTTTTCTGGCGAAACGATGTTTTTAAATACTTACAGTGCCAAAGCAGATGGTAAAATTGCTTTTGCATCATCATTCCCAGGTGAAATTAGAAAATATGATATTGCACCAGGAAAAGAAATCGTTATCCAAAAATCATCTTTTTTGGCAAGTGAGCCAACTGTTGAAAGAAGTATTTTCTTTAATAAAAAAGCAATGACAGGTATTTTTGGTGGCGAAGGATTTATTATGAATAAATTATCTGGACAAGGTACAGTTTTTGTTGAAATTGATGGATCAACAGTGGAATATGACCTAGCACCAGGGCAACAGATTGTTGTTGATACAGGATATGTTGCAGTGATGGATGCAACATGTACAATGACAACACAATCAGTTCCAGGACTCAAGAATAAAATGTTTGGTGGCGAAGGTTTCTTTAATACAGTTGTGACTGGACCAGGACGTGTCGTTTTACAGACAATGCCAATTTCAGCCATTGCTGGAAGCTTAGCTCAGTTCTTCCCATCAGGTAAATAA
- a CDS encoding PF20097 family protein → MICPYCHQTMQIGFIQSEKDLVWTPQGEVANVFVNRFKKYQIPLVRRHLLKMSRLKVYRCQKCQIEIIDENDLK, encoded by the coding sequence ATGATTTGTCCATATTGTCATCAAACGATGCAAATAGGATTTATACAAAGTGAAAAAGATTTGGTTTGGACACCACAAGGAGAAGTCGCAAATGTGTTTGTGAATAGGTTTAAAAAATATCAGATCCCACTGGTAAGAAGACATTTACTGAAAATGAGTCGTCTAAAAGTCTATCGATGTCAGAAATGTCAAATAGAAATAATTGATGAAAATGATTTAAAATGA
- a CDS encoding DUF1848 domain-containing protein: MIINASARTDIPAYYSEWFMHRLKDGYVYVRNPYYPTQITKYLLNSEVVDSIIFCSKNPRPILSKLQELKPYHPYFFVTITPYGKEIEPQVPPYQEVIKDICQISKQLGSHCVCFRYDPIFLNQYYTIEKHIEIFDEMTTQLQGYVHDCVISFIDLYAKTKKNFPGIQEVTIEDQKRLAAAFAKIATDKGIHIKTCAESFDLSEYGITHEGCINRQLLKEVTGCTMKELKSQPLRKECHCYPSRDIGEYNTCMHGCLYCYANENKKQVIENYQRHDPLSPLLIGHVHDDDIIKVAKQESYIERQLSLDI, encoded by the coding sequence ATGATTATTAATGCAAGTGCAAGAACAGATATTCCAGCCTATTATAGTGAGTGGTTTATGCATCGTTTAAAAGATGGGTATGTCTATGTCAGAAACCCTTATTATCCCACTCAAATCACTAAGTATTTATTAAATTCCGAAGTTGTTGATAGTATCATATTTTGTAGTAAAAATCCTCGTCCTATTTTATCCAAATTACAAGAATTAAAACCATATCACCCTTATTTTTTTGTGACTATAACACCTTATGGAAAAGAAATTGAACCACAGGTTCCACCTTATCAAGAAGTCATCAAAGATATTTGTCAAATATCTAAACAATTAGGAAGTCATTGTGTTTGTTTTCGATATGATCCCATTTTTCTCAATCAATATTATACAATTGAAAAACATATTGAAATCTTTGATGAAATGACAACCCAATTACAAGGATATGTGCATGATTGTGTAATCAGTTTTATTGATTTATATGCCAAAACAAAGAAAAATTTTCCAGGGATACAAGAAGTCACAATAGAAGATCAAAAAAGATTAGCAGCTGCCTTTGCAAAAATTGCCACTGATAAAGGAATTCATATCAAAACTTGTGCTGAAAGTTTTGATTTAAGTGAATATGGAATAACCCATGAAGGGTGTATCAATAGACAACTTTTAAAAGAAGTCACTGGATGTACGATGAAGGAATTGAAATCTCAGCCTTTAAGAAAAGAATGTCATTGTTATCCAAGTCGTGATATTGGTGAATATAATACTTGTATGCATGGTTGTTTATATTGTTATGCAAATGAAAATAAAAAGCAAGTGATTGAAAATTATCAGCGCCATGATCCCTTATCACCACTTTTAATTGGTCATGTTCATGATGATGACATCATCAAAGTCGCAAAACAAGAAAGTTATATAGAAAGGCAGTTATCATTAGATATATGA
- a CDS encoding MurR/RpiR family transcriptional regulator, with translation MNIYTKMNQITDFTETEQTFVNFIINYPQEVMDCNVKQLAKKSFVSVSTIYRVIEKLELSGLAQLKMFISSQHEAFLKEKRETDYNYPFQKDATHHQIMSQMLSLYEQTLTSTFNLIDLDVFLKVVQLLYQAQHILLFPTVGNIFMAESFQQNMMEIGQRVELYNQSYYQHWAATSCQQGDVALIISYANRSPWLMDVMYDLKSTPAKVILISSTHENQLSQYADYHLYFCSYEDSEEKIASFSSRASLQYLLDCIYACYFNRDYDKFLSYRLKNYID, from the coding sequence ATGAATATATATACAAAAATGAATCAAATTACAGATTTTACAGAAACTGAACAAACTTTTGTGAATTTCATCATCAATTATCCTCAAGAAGTTATGGACTGTAATGTTAAACAACTTGCTAAAAAAAGTTTTGTCTCTGTTTCAACCATATATCGTGTGATTGAAAAACTTGAATTATCAGGATTAGCTCAACTCAAAATGTTTATTTCCAGTCAACATGAAGCTTTTTTAAAGGAAAAAAGAGAAACAGATTATAATTATCCTTTTCAAAAAGATGCAACACATCATCAAATCATGAGTCAGATGTTATCACTTTATGAACAAACACTTACATCGACTTTTAATTTAATTGATTTAGATGTATTTTTAAAAGTTGTTCAGCTGCTTTATCAGGCACAACATATTTTACTTTTTCCCACTGTTGGTAACATCTTTATGGCTGAAAGTTTTCAGCAAAATATGATGGAAATTGGTCAACGTGTTGAATTATACAATCAGTCATACTATCAGCATTGGGCTGCTACATCATGTCAACAAGGAGATGTCGCATTGATTATTTCTTATGCCAATCGTTCTCCTTGGCTAATGGATGTCATGTATGATTTAAAATCCACTCCTGCAAAAGTTATTCTCATTTCTTCAACTCATGAAAATCAACTCTCTCAATATGCTGATTATCATTTATATTTTTGTTCTTATGAAGATTCAGAGGAGAAAATTGCTTCATTTTCTTCAAGAGCTTCTTTGCAATATTTATTAGATTGTATATATGCGTGTTATTTTAATCGTGATTATGATAAATTCCTATCTTACCGATTAAAAAACTATATTGATTAA
- the fmt gene encoding methionyl-tRNA formyltransferase translates to MSQERIVFMGTASFSLAVLKMLLKEKYNVVGVVTQPDRYVGRKKVLTMPDVKIEALKYDIPIIQPHKIKEDYQAVLDLKPDLIITAAYGQIIPQIILDAPKLGCINVHASLLPLYRGGAPVHQCIIDGQEKTGVTIMYMVKKMDAGHIISQKETAILDDDTVGILYDRLSEVGALLLKETLPSIIEGTNKSYPQDESLVTYAPTLSREDERIDWNLTAKQIYNKVRGTNPWPGSYTTYLGKVVKVWAGKIHQCDNAIKHHAHQDNGTIVKVFKDAIGVKVDDGVYLITEFQLEGKKKMAVKDYLNGHNIFEVNTKFE, encoded by the coding sequence ATGAGTCAAGAAAGAATTGTTTTTATGGGAACAGCTTCTTTTTCATTAGCAGTTTTAAAAATGTTATTGAAAGAAAAATATAATGTTGTAGGTGTTGTTACACAACCTGATCGTTATGTTGGAAGAAAAAAAGTTTTAACGATGCCAGATGTCAAGATAGAAGCATTAAAATATGATATTCCCATTATTCAGCCTCATAAAATTAAAGAAGATTATCAAGCGGTTTTAGATTTAAAACCTGATTTGATTATTACAGCGGCCTATGGTCAAATCATTCCTCAAATCATTTTAGATGCACCAAAACTTGGCTGTATCAACGTTCATGCGTCATTATTACCATTATATCGAGGGGGAGCTCCTGTTCATCAATGTATTATTGATGGACAAGAAAAGACGGGTGTGACAATTATGTATATGGTCAAAAAAATGGATGCAGGGCATATTATTAGCCAAAAGGAAACAGCTATTTTAGATGATGATACAGTTGGTATTTTATATGATCGTTTAAGTGAGGTTGGAGCTTTACTGTTAAAAGAAACATTACCATCTATAATAGAAGGAACAAATAAAAGTTATCCTCAAGATGAAAGTCTGGTGACATATGCTCCTACCTTATCAAGAGAGGATGAACGGATTGATTGGAATTTAACTGCTAAACAAATTTATAATAAAGTCAGAGGCACAAATCCCTGGCCAGGTAGTTATACGACATATCTTGGAAAAGTTGTTAAAGTTTGGGCAGGAAAAATTCATCAATGTGACAATGCAATCAAACATCATGCTCATCAGGATAATGGAACAATTGTTAAAGTTTTTAAAGATGCTATTGGGGTCAAGGTTGATGATGGTGTTTATCTGATTACTGAATTCCAATTAGAAGGAAAAAAGAAAATGGCTGTCAAAGATTATTTAAATGGTCATAATATTTTTGAAGTGAATACAAAGTTTGAATAA
- a CDS encoding Cof-type HAD-IIB family hydrolase, with product MGKFLFYDIDGTLMGKSKQITEKTKWAIEQAQRNGHKAFLCTGRAPTSISDDLKEIPFDGIVCSAGGFVIVNNEFIFENFMNQYVLSEVMTLFINNHILFTLESKDALYQTPGVNEFFMQRQQLDFKNNLELARFFEIRRANENRKPIKDFNILKTGITKVCFIAPAKQDFQRCVPFLEEFFNIVIFSKAEDDFINGEIILKHCTKADGIIKVVNHFHGQMKDTIGFGDSMNDYQMLEEVNIGVVYENAPQHLKDLGQYYFTDPDQDGIYKVMKEMQLISD from the coding sequence ATGGGGAAGTTTTTATTTTATGATATTGATGGGACATTAATGGGAAAATCAAAACAAATCACTGAAAAAACAAAATGGGCCATTGAACAAGCGCAAAGAAATGGTCATAAAGCTTTTTTATGCACTGGAAGAGCACCAACATCTATTTCAGATGATTTAAAAGAAATTCCTTTTGATGGTATTGTTTGTAGTGCTGGTGGTTTTGTAATTGTGAATAATGAATTTATTTTCGAAAATTTTATGAATCAATATGTTTTATCAGAAGTCATGACATTATTTATTAATAATCATATTCTTTTTACTTTAGAATCAAAGGATGCATTATATCAAACACCAGGTGTTAATGAATTTTTTATGCAAAGACAACAATTAGATTTTAAAAACAATTTAGAGTTAGCTAGATTTTTTGAAATCAGACGTGCTAATGAAAACAGAAAACCAATTAAAGACTTTAATATTTTAAAAACAGGAATTACAAAAGTATGTTTTATTGCACCTGCAAAACAAGACTTTCAACGCTGTGTTCCTTTTTTAGAAGAATTCTTCAATATTGTCATATTTTCAAAAGCAGAAGATGATTTTATCAATGGTGAAATTATTTTAAAACATTGTACAAAAGCAGATGGCATTATTAAAGTTGTCAATCATTTCCATGGACAAATGAAAGATACGATTGGATTTGGTGATAGTATGAATGATTATCAAATGTTAGAAGAAGTCAATATTGGTGTGGTTTATGAAAATGCACCACAACATTTAAAAGATTTAGGTCAATATTATTTTACTGATCCTGATCAGGATGGAATTTATAAAGTCATGAAAGAAATGCAACTTATTAGCGATTGA
- a CDS encoding methylglyoxal synthase yields the protein MNIALIAHDQKKAEMIEFVKTYEDVLKNHHLYTTGTTGLRIMENTNLKVQRFLSGPYGGDQQIGAYVAEGKIDWVIFFRDPLTAQPHEPDVSALMRLCDVHQVPLASNQAAAQLMMKGLMK from the coding sequence ATGAATATAGCGCTGATTGCTCATGATCAAAAAAAGGCTGAAATGATTGAATTTGTAAAAACATATGAAGATGTTTTGAAAAATCATCATTTGTATACGACTGGTACAACTGGTTTAAGAATTATGGAAAATACAAATTTAAAAGTTCAACGTTTTTTATCTGGTCCTTATGGTGGTGATCAACAAATAGGTGCTTATGTAGCAGAAGGCAAAATCGATTGGGTCATTTTCTTTAGAGATCCTTTAACAGCACAACCACATGAGCCAGATGTTAGTGCGCTTATGAGACTTTGTGATGTCCATCAAGTTCCACTCGCTTCTAATCAGGCTGCTGCTCAGTTAATGATGAAAGGTCTTATGAAATGA
- a CDS encoding trans-sulfuration enzyme family protein — protein sequence MKDLENICLSVEHDFEGKYQSVAPEIVQTSSFQFQNFAHYVQVNTAHEFAYTYTRGDNPTLEILEKKIAQLEGAECGRSFASGMGAISGTILSLVQKGDHIIIVNTVYGSSVKLIQQLQKFGVESTKIDVQDTKEIFTYIKPETKMIYFESPSSQRFEMLDLELIANVAKEKNIYTVIDNTWATPLLQNPLKHGIDVVIHSCSKYIGGHSDIVGGIVLCRQEIMQYIDDFAHILLGATMSPMNAWLAIRGLRTLPVRLKAQEKSVLEVIDFLKQDIRIERIFHPTCNGEKQQALANRYLKGYGSLLGVVLKDASPDVIERFVDALHHFTLAYSWGGFESLILPVFKGNNQAELKQRGLAMGQLRMYIGLEETEILIDDLKQALDYAYNKD from the coding sequence ATGAAAGATTTAGAAAATATTTGTTTATCAGTTGAACATGATTTTGAAGGAAAATATCAGTCAGTTGCACCGGAAATTGTTCAAACATCATCATTTCAATTTCAAAACTTTGCACACTATGTGCAGGTGAATACTGCTCATGAGTTTGCTTATACTTATACAAGAGGAGACAATCCAACGCTTGAAATATTAGAAAAGAAAATAGCTCAATTAGAAGGGGCAGAGTGTGGAAGAAGTTTTGCCTCAGGAATGGGAGCCATTTCTGGAACGATTTTAAGTTTAGTTCAAAAAGGTGATCATATTATTATTGTCAACACGGTCTATGGCTCAAGTGTAAAACTCATTCAACAACTTCAAAAGTTTGGTGTGGAAAGCACCAAAATAGATGTGCAAGATACAAAAGAGATCTTTACATATATCAAACCTGAGACAAAGATGATTTACTTTGAAAGTCCTTCTTCACAAAGATTTGAAATGTTGGATTTAGAATTGATAGCTAATGTTGCTAAAGAAAAAAATATCTATACAGTGATAGATAACACATGGGCAACACCGTTATTACAAAATCCATTAAAACATGGCATTGATGTTGTTATTCATTCTTGTTCAAAATATATTGGTGGTCATAGTGATATTGTTGGAGGAATCGTTTTATGCCGCCAGGAGATTATGCAATATATAGATGATTTTGCACATATTTTATTAGGGGCAACGATGTCTCCTATGAATGCATGGCTAGCTATTCGAGGATTAAGAACTTTACCAGTTCGTTTGAAAGCACAAGAAAAGTCAGTATTAGAAGTCATTGATTTTTTAAAACAAGATATAAGAATAGAAAGAATTTTTCATCCTACTTGTAATGGTGAAAAGCAACAAGCTCTAGCAAACCGTTATTTAAAAGGATATGGCAGCTTGTTAGGGGTTGTTTTAAAAGATGCTTCTCCTGATGTCATTGAAAGATTTGTAGATGCTTTACATCATTTTACATTAGCTTATAGCTGGGGTGGTTTTGAAAGTTTGATTTTACCTGTCTTTAAAGGAAATAATCAGGCAGAATTGAAACAACGTGGTTTGGCTATGGGGCAATTAAGAATGTATATTGGTCTTGAAGAAACTGAGATTCTCATTGATGATTTAAAACAAGCATTGGATTATGCTTACAATAAAGATTAA
- the spoIIP gene encoding stage II sporulation protein P, whose amino-acid sequence MNNNAKIVMKVIIVIVILLNLPFQKVYSENIENVVSSLTTTDVKKQSNGKSIYIYNTHQGEKYATNSVKEGSRYLMQLLQNRGYQVDYETTDFELYKTKNHINYAYSYTVSKKYLNNALKEHGNYDLVIDFHRDSVKKSLTTITVDNKDYAKLMFVVGKGSDNYPSVNKCCEKMSSMLNEKIPKISRGVMLKQSHYNQGVTKNMVLIEVGANENTYEEIQNSLNILALVIDEYLSA is encoded by the coding sequence GTGAATAATAATGCTAAGATTGTTATGAAAGTGATTATAGTGATCGTGATATTGTTGAATCTTCCTTTTCAAAAGGTTTATAGCGAGAATATTGAAAATGTTGTCTCATCACTTACAACAACGGATGTTAAGAAACAGTCTAATGGAAAATCAATTTATATCTATAACACACATCAAGGAGAAAAATATGCAACAAATTCAGTTAAAGAAGGGAGTCGATATTTAATGCAATTATTACAAAATAGAGGATATCAAGTTGATTATGAAACAACTGATTTTGAACTATATAAAACAAAAAATCATATTAATTATGCTTATTCTTATACTGTTTCTAAAAAATATTTAAACAATGCCTTAAAGGAACATGGAAATTATGATCTTGTTATTGATTTTCATCGTGATTCAGTCAAAAAATCTTTAACAACCATTACCGTAGACAATAAAGATTATGCGAAATTAATGTTTGTTGTGGGAAAAGGAAGCGATAATTATCCATCTGTCAATAAATGCTGTGAAAAAATGTCAAGTATGCTTAATGAGAAAATACCTAAAATATCACGAGGTGTCATGTTAAAACAAAGTCATTATAATCAAGGTGTCACAAAAAATATGGTCTTGATTGAAGTTGGAGCCAATGAAAACACATATGAAGAGATTCAAAATTCTTTAAATATATTAGCTTTAGTTATAGATGAGTATTTAAGTGCATGA
- a CDS encoding PTS sugar transporter subunit IIB → MKILLVCNAGMSTSMLVSRMQKAAEKEKLEVEINAVPIMQAENMLSEWDIVMLGPQVRHQLSYLQKKADHQTPICVIDMRDYGMMNGEKVLAAALKAIG, encoded by the coding sequence ATGAAAATATTACTTGTATGTAACGCTGGAATGTCAACCAGTATGCTTGTTTCACGTATGCAAAAAGCAGCTGAGAAAGAAAAATTGGAAGTTGAAATTAATGCAGTTCCTATTATGCAGGCTGAAAATATGTTGTCAGAATGGGATATTGTGATGCTTGGACCTCAAGTCCGACATCAGTTAAGCTATTTACAAAAGAAAGCCGATCATCAGACACCAATCTGTGTGATTGATATGCGTGATTATGGAATGATGAATGGTGAAAAAGTTTTAGCTGCTGCGTTAAAGGCCATTGGATAA